From Candidatus Pedobacter colombiensis, one genomic window encodes:
- a CDS encoding two-component regulator propeller domain-containing protein, translated as MISFRKSAILILFCFAFKAACAQNLKFRHIGIENGLSNSTIECILQDYRGFIWFGTRDGLNKYDGNQITVYQNSKESSSISDNYIRCIYEDQAHTLWIGTSSGLNRFNPEKNNFTRYQSDPKDSHSLSNNTVLSIKESPKGLWIGTSGGGLNLLNPTTNQFSRYHPATTSLGGNNVNDVQPDEKGNLWLATDHGLSYFNTKKGTFKSISGLEKFMIRVITASPTGDLWLATEEKGLLCYSPASGKLKQYTHEEKNRNSLGSDLVRAIVFRKNKEIWIGSINGGLDLFNPETSTFQHYMNEPGDPSSLSQRTVSALYEDKQGNLWIGTHRGGINLYSPGSEKFKLFQQELNKNSLSYNDVKAFHEDANGNIWIGTDGGGLNLFNQKTNSFVHYKTNPYAAGSLGSDAVLDIMEDHNKDLFIGTWGGGLNLMNRKNGTFTKFLFDANNPSSISSDYVQKTFEDSYKNLWVGTYYGGLNLFDRSNNRFCRLIHGSNGSKLIGNNIISINEDQKGNLWIGTDDGGLNCYNLETKYFTHYFLNNEKKPDLRVIFIDHKGRLWVGQKGLYLFNPIKNTFSIYTQKAGLASDFIKGITEDERGNFWISTAKGLVKFNPEHLTFNKYNTADGLQSLEFEANACMRKRNGEMFFGGINGFNSFFPEDIKTNKYIPPVYLTEFQIFNNKIIPDVKGSPLQNDISFTKEIKLSYNQSTFSFSFAGLNYTVSENNKYAYKLDGFDKDWNYDGSARKALYTNLDPGTYTFRVKASNNDNVWNTEGTAVRIVISPPYWATWWFKILAIGLVIYIAYVLLSFKRKLELKTLEEKKREEMHQVQLQFFTNISHEFRTPLSLILGPIDRLLKEDAHTSFQNYYKTIHRNANRLLSLINELMDFRKIESGALKLKVIEGNLSLFIDEVAEEFREMAAEKNISFKVNKTGKFTSVWFDRHVIEKIMLNLVNNSLKYTKAGGEVSLDILDSLDGSPLRFENQLFIKSNYTAQQYVFIRVADNGIGISKDSIHHLFERYYRITEAHLGSGVGLAFVKSLTMLHKGFIQVSSEKHLGTEIIIALPCNKEGYTPDELWGQSNEHGGTRLESISYASDQHTLPTSRELISTPTLGISGMRHILIVDDNEELRTFLKEALSSNYHISEAEDGYNGLIKARDVYPDLIISDVMMPGMDGTEFCKRLKEDIETSHIPFLMLTARDSIEAEIEGVESGADLYFTKPININLLQITIKNIFEQRQKLKDHYSKDHSTELRELVHSTKDREFMDKLLMIINEQLINPDLDIDYLCGKIGMSRTKLYQKIKTITGQSIGEFVRSIRLRKAAEILTSEDVLITEVMYRVGIQTQSYFTKAFKKEFGKTPTQFLQDLKQQAV; from the coding sequence ATGATTTCTTTTCGAAAAAGTGCGATCCTGATCTTGTTTTGCTTTGCCTTTAAAGCTGCCTGCGCACAAAATTTGAAATTCAGACATATTGGAATTGAAAATGGCTTATCCAACAGTACTATTGAATGTATCTTGCAGGATTATCGGGGCTTTATCTGGTTTGGTACACGTGATGGCTTGAATAAATACGATGGCAATCAGATTACCGTTTATCAGAATAGTAAGGAAAGCAGTAGCATCAGCGATAATTACATCAGATGCATTTATGAAGATCAAGCACATACTTTATGGATTGGCACTTCTTCCGGACTTAATCGGTTCAATCCGGAGAAGAACAATTTTACAAGGTATCAATCCGATCCCAAAGACAGCCATTCGCTGAGCAACAACACAGTATTATCAATTAAGGAAAGTCCCAAGGGCTTATGGATTGGTACTTCAGGTGGTGGCCTAAACTTATTAAACCCTACAACAAATCAATTTAGCCGTTATCATCCGGCAACAACATCCTTAGGCGGCAACAATGTCAATGATGTACAACCTGATGAAAAAGGAAACCTATGGCTGGCTACAGATCATGGTTTGAGCTATTTTAACACCAAAAAAGGTACTTTTAAATCCATTTCCGGATTAGAAAAGTTTATGATTCGCGTAATCACGGCATCGCCTACCGGAGATTTGTGGCTGGCTACAGAGGAAAAGGGCTTGCTTTGTTATAGCCCCGCATCGGGAAAATTAAAACAGTATACCCACGAGGAGAAAAACAGGAACAGTTTGGGTAGCGATCTGGTGAGGGCTATTGTTTTCCGTAAGAACAAGGAAATATGGATTGGTAGCATAAATGGTGGCCTCGACCTGTTTAATCCGGAAACCTCCACCTTTCAACATTATATGAATGAACCGGGAGATCCTTCAAGTCTATCGCAAAGAACAGTTTCGGCCTTGTATGAAGACAAGCAGGGAAATTTATGGATTGGAACTCACCGGGGTGGAATTAACTTGTACAGTCCGGGTTCTGAAAAGTTTAAACTATTCCAACAGGAACTCAACAAAAACAGTCTGAGTTACAATGATGTAAAGGCATTCCATGAAGATGCAAACGGGAACATTTGGATTGGAACGGATGGCGGTGGTTTAAATCTATTTAACCAGAAAACCAACTCTTTTGTTCATTATAAAACGAATCCTTATGCCGCAGGAAGTCTTGGCTCGGATGCGGTTTTAGACATTATGGAAGACCACAACAAGGATCTGTTTATAGGAACCTGGGGCGGTGGACTAAATTTGATGAACAGGAAGAATGGGACCTTCACCAAATTCCTATTTGATGCTAATAACCCATCGTCCATCAGCTCCGATTATGTACAGAAAACATTTGAGGACAGCTACAAAAACTTATGGGTTGGCACCTATTATGGGGGGCTTAACCTATTCGATAGAAGCAATAACCGCTTTTGCCGACTGATCCATGGCAGCAATGGCTCTAAACTCATCGGAAATAATATTATTTCCATCAATGAAGATCAAAAAGGAAACCTTTGGATTGGCACGGATGATGGTGGACTGAACTGCTATAATCTGGAAACCAAATACTTTACGCATTACTTTTTGAATAATGAGAAAAAACCTGACCTGAGAGTCATCTTTATAGACCATAAAGGCCGGTTATGGGTTGGACAAAAAGGGCTTTATCTATTTAACCCTATAAAAAATACTTTTTCAATCTATACCCAAAAGGCAGGTCTGGCCAGCGATTTCATTAAGGGCATTACGGAAGATGAACGGGGAAACTTTTGGATATCTACAGCAAAAGGACTTGTTAAATTTAATCCGGAGCATTTAACTTTTAACAAATACAATACTGCTGATGGGCTTCAGAGTCTGGAATTTGAAGCCAATGCCTGTATGCGAAAAAGAAATGGGGAAATGTTTTTTGGGGGGATTAATGGTTTTAACTCTTTCTTTCCGGAAGATATTAAGACCAATAAGTATATACCGCCAGTTTACCTTACCGAGTTTCAAATTTTCAACAATAAAATTATACCTGATGTCAAAGGCTCTCCACTGCAAAATGATATCAGTTTTACGAAAGAAATTAAGTTGTCATACAACCAATCTACTTTCTCTTTTAGCTTTGCCGGCCTCAATTATACTGTCTCCGAAAACAATAAATATGCCTATAAGCTGGATGGTTTTGATAAGGATTGGAATTATGATGGCAGCGCTAGAAAAGCTTTATATACAAACTTAGACCCAGGCACTTATACCTTCCGGGTTAAAGCTTCTAATAATGACAATGTATGGAATACGGAAGGGACTGCTGTCCGCATTGTAATATCGCCTCCTTATTGGGCAACCTGGTGGTTCAAAATCCTCGCGATTGGCCTGGTGATCTATATTGCTTATGTACTGCTTAGTTTTAAAAGGAAACTGGAACTGAAAACCCTGGAAGAAAAAAAACGGGAAGAAATGCATCAGGTACAGTTGCAGTTTTTCACCAATATTTCTCATGAATTCCGTACCCCACTTTCACTAATCCTTGGCCCGATAGACCGACTGTTAAAAGAAGATGCTCATACCTCTTTTCAAAATTACTATAAGACTATACATAGAAATGCCAATCGTCTGCTGAGTCTCATCAATGAACTGATGGACTTTAGAAAAATAGAATCAGGGGCATTGAAATTAAAAGTGATAGAGGGCAATTTAAGCCTGTTTATAGATGAAGTGGCCGAAGAGTTTAGGGAAATGGCTGCTGAAAAAAATATCAGCTTTAAGGTGAACAAAACGGGTAAATTTACATCGGTGTGGTTTGATCGTCATGTGATTGAAAAGATTATGCTAAACCTGGTAAACAATTCCTTAAAATACACCAAAGCTGGCGGTGAGGTGAGCTTAGACATTTTAGATTCGTTGGATGGATCGCCACTACGTTTTGAAAATCAGCTATTCATTAAAAGCAATTATACTGCTCAGCAGTATGTTTTCATTCGTGTCGCTGACAATGGTATTGGCATTTCTAAAGATTCTATCCATCACTTGTTTGAACGTTATTACAGGATCACTGAGGCTCACCTGGGCTCTGGAGTAGGCCTGGCTTTTGTAAAAAGTCTAACTATGTTACATAAAGGTTTCATCCAGGTATCAAGCGAGAAGCACCTTGGAACAGAAATCATTATCGCCTTACCGTGCAACAAAGAGGGTTATACTCCTGATGAGTTATGGGGTCAAAGTAATGAGCATGGTGGAACCCGTTTGGAAAGTATTAGCTATGCCTCCGATCAACATACACTGCCAACCTCAAGAGAGCTGATTTCGACCCCAACACTGGGTATCTCAGGTATGCGGCATATTTTAATCGTAGACGACAATGAAGAACTCCGGACATTTTTGAAAGAAGCTTTAAGTTCAAACTACCATATTTCGGAGGCTGAAGATGGATACAACGGACTGATCAAAGCCAGGGATGTTTACCCGGATTTGATCATCAGTGATGTGATGATGCCGGGTATGGATGGCACAGAATTTTGCAAGCGGCTGAAGGAAGATATTGAGACCAGCCACATTCCATTTTTAATGTTAACAGCCAGAGATAGTATTGAGGCCGAAATAGAAGGTGTCGAATCCGGTGCAGATCTGTACTTCACCAAACCTATCAACATTAACCTGCTACAAATCACGATAAAAAACATTTTCGAACAACGGCAAAAGCTTAAAGATCATTATTCAAAAGATCACAGTACTGAACTCAGAGAATTGGTTCACTCTACAAAAGATCGTGAGTTTATGGACAAACTTTTAATGATCATCAATGAACAGCTAATCAATCCCGATCTGGATATTGACTATCTATGTGGCAAAATTGGCATGAGCAGAACTAAGCTTTATCAGAAGATCAAAACCATCACTGGGCAGTCTATTGGCGAATTTGTAAGATCTATCCGTCTTAGAAAGGCGGCTGAAATCTTAACCAGTGAGGATGTTTTAATCACGGAGGTGATGTATAGGGTGGGCATACAAACCCAATCTTATTTTACAAAAGCTTTCAAGAAAGAATTCGGAAAAACACCTACTCAATTTCTTCAGGACTTGAAACAGCAAGCAGTTTAG
- a CDS encoding TonB-dependent receptor, with amino-acid sequence MHNNSTFSFKSIWLLLMLFLLTLNLYSQQRVTITGTVTSADGLALPGVSVRLKGTTIATMTNPKGNFSLSIPGLSGMLEFSSIGYKGQEVAIRNSGTYQVTMQEDAAGLSEVVVVGYGTTRKKDLTGSIAVVTSKDFQQGNITTPEQMLAGKVPGVSITSNGGQPGSGSTIRIRGGSSLNASNDPLIVIDGVPLQSGGVSGATNPLTFINPDDVESFTILKDASAAAIYGARAANGVIIITTKKGVGGDFKVGFNTINSMSKIIKEVKVLDGDQFRTVVNANGTQKQKDMLGAFNTNWQDLIYQDGLATDNNVSMSGGIKKLPYRLSVGYQNQTGILKTDELQKTTVAFVLNPTFFDNHLKIDLNLKGSALKTRFANQAAIGAAVGFDPTQAVYTNRSDYNGYWEWLDPTTPSGLVNLVVRNPVGLLEQRQNRSTPLRSIGNLQLDYKFHFLPDLHANLNAGYDIAEGKGTTFVNQYAAETFNRQGINTQYRQDRRNTVLEFYLNYVKEFKSIKSRVDATAGYSYNDYLTKIFNFADFDANGNKILNSEPVFPFDKPQNRLISYFGRLNYNYDERFLLTATIRRDGSSRFGPNYKNAVFPSVAAAWTLKNEDFMRENKTFSALKLRLSYGTTGQQDGIGNYGYLSTYSLSTPTAAYQFGNEFYQMYRPSAYIYNIKWEQTATTNVGVDMGFLDNRITASVDWYYKKTSDLLNLVPQPAGTNFSATAVVNVGDMENRGVELALNVVPVKGADFNWDFNFNATYNKNTITNLTVIPKDKNYVGAPVGPIAGGVSGQYAMINAVGSGKNTFYLFQQVYDQSGRPVEGVYIDQNGDGLINQNDFHKGKSADPKFFLGFSNNLNYKKWSLNFVMRANIGNYVYNNISSQTGNWAQIGGSAVLYNASPSYLATNFKAQQLFSDYYIENASFLKMDNVSLGYRFGKVFHSKVGLQVNAGIQNVFTITNYSGLDPEVSSGIDNNLYPRPRVFSLGLNLNY; translated from the coding sequence ATGCATAATAACTCTACTTTTAGTTTTAAGAGTATCTGGCTTCTTCTGATGCTCTTTCTCTTAACTTTAAACCTGTATTCACAACAAAGGGTAACTATTACCGGAACGGTGACATCGGCAGATGGACTCGCGCTTCCCGGGGTAAGTGTTCGTTTAAAGGGCACAACTATAGCCACGATGACCAATCCCAAAGGAAATTTCTCTTTATCCATACCCGGGCTTTCAGGAATGCTGGAATTCAGTTCTATCGGCTATAAGGGTCAGGAAGTTGCAATTCGAAATTCCGGCACCTATCAGGTTACTATGCAGGAAGATGCTGCCGGACTAAGTGAAGTAGTGGTAGTGGGTTATGGTACGACCAGAAAAAAGGACCTTACAGGATCTATTGCCGTGGTTACTTCAAAAGACTTTCAACAAGGAAATATCACTACACCAGAACAAATGTTGGCAGGTAAGGTACCAGGAGTGTCTATCACCTCAAATGGTGGTCAGCCAGGAAGTGGCAGTACCATCCGTATTCGTGGTGGATCTTCTTTAAATGCCAGTAATGATCCACTGATTGTAATTGATGGTGTTCCGTTGCAAAGTGGTGGTGTTTCGGGGGCAACCAACCCATTAACTTTCATCAATCCAGATGATGTGGAATCTTTTACGATTTTAAAAGATGCTTCTGCTGCTGCAATTTATGGCGCCAGAGCTGCCAATGGGGTAATCATCATTACAACTAAAAAAGGAGTTGGCGGTGATTTTAAGGTAGGTTTCAATACCATAAACTCAATGTCAAAAATTATTAAAGAAGTAAAAGTATTAGATGGCGACCAATTCCGGACTGTAGTGAATGCCAACGGGACTCAAAAGCAAAAGGATATGCTTGGCGCTTTTAATACCAATTGGCAGGACTTGATTTATCAGGATGGTTTAGCTACTGATAATAACGTGAGTATGAGTGGTGGAATTAAAAAATTGCCATATAGACTTTCTGTGGGCTACCAAAACCAGACCGGGATTTTGAAGACAGACGAACTCCAAAAAACAACTGTAGCTTTTGTATTGAACCCTACTTTTTTTGACAATCACCTAAAGATAGACCTCAATTTAAAAGGTAGCGCACTGAAAACCAGGTTTGCCAATCAGGCTGCTATAGGCGCTGCAGTAGGTTTCGACCCAACGCAGGCTGTGTATACCAATAGAAGCGATTACAATGGTTATTGGGAGTGGTTAGATCCAACTACACCAAGTGGATTGGTTAATCTGGTGGTGAGAAATCCTGTTGGATTATTGGAGCAACGCCAGAACCGTTCTACTCCTTTAAGAAGCATTGGCAATCTTCAGCTGGATTATAAGTTCCATTTCCTTCCTGATTTACATGCAAATTTAAATGCCGGTTATGATATAGCCGAAGGTAAGGGGACAACTTTTGTTAATCAATATGCGGCAGAAACTTTTAATCGCCAGGGGATCAATACACAATACAGACAGGATAGAAGAAATACCGTACTTGAGTTTTATCTGAATTATGTGAAGGAATTCAAATCAATTAAAAGTAGAGTAGACGCGACCGCCGGATATTCTTACAACGATTATTTAACTAAAATTTTCAACTTTGCAGATTTTGACGCTAATGGCAATAAAATATTAAATTCTGAACCTGTTTTTCCTTTTGATAAACCTCAAAACAGGTTGATCTCTTACTTTGGGCGTTTAAATTACAATTACGACGAACGTTTTTTACTAACCGCTACCATTAGGAGAGATGGCTCTTCCCGCTTTGGACCAAATTATAAAAATGCCGTCTTCCCATCTGTTGCAGCAGCCTGGACATTAAAGAACGAAGATTTTATGCGAGAGAATAAGACTTTCTCAGCACTTAAACTTCGACTTAGTTATGGTACTACAGGGCAGCAGGATGGAATTGGTAACTACGGTTATTTGTCTACCTATAGTTTAAGTACACCTACTGCAGCTTATCAGTTTGGTAATGAGTTTTATCAGATGTACAGACCAAGCGCCTACATTTACAACATTAAATGGGAGCAAACAGCGACTACAAATGTTGGGGTAGATATGGGCTTTCTGGACAATAGAATTACGGCAAGCGTAGATTGGTACTATAAGAAAACCAGTGATTTATTAAATTTGGTTCCTCAGCCGGCCGGTACCAACTTTTCTGCCACAGCGGTTGTAAATGTCGGGGATATGGAGAATAGGGGGGTAGAACTAGCCCTAAATGTTGTACCTGTTAAAGGTGCAGATTTCAATTGGGATTTTAATTTTAATGCCACTTATAACAAAAACACCATTACCAATTTAACGGTAATTCCAAAAGATAAAAATTATGTGGGTGCACCGGTCGGACCCATTGCCGGTGGCGTTAGTGGCCAGTATGCCATGATTAATGCAGTTGGTAGTGGTAAGAACACCTTTTATCTGTTTCAACAGGTATATGATCAGTCGGGTCGTCCTGTCGAAGGGGTTTACATAGATCAAAATGGCGATGGTCTGATCAATCAAAATGATTTCCATAAAGGGAAGTCTGCCGATCCTAAATTTTTTCTGGGCTTTAGCAATAACCTGAACTATAAAAAGTGGAGTTTAAACTTTGTAATGAGAGCCAATATTGGAAATTATGTTTACAACAACATCAGTAGTCAGACTGGAAATTGGGCACAGATTGGGGGCTCAGCTGTTTTGTACAATGCTTCACCGAGTTATCTGGCCACTAATTTTAAAGCCCAGCAGCTATTCAGTGATTATTATATTGAAAATGCTTCCTTTTTAAAAATGGATAATGTCAGTTTAGGTTATCGCTTTGGAAAGGTTTTTCATAGTAAGGTAGGCTTGCAAGTCAATGCTGGTATACAGAATGTATTTACCATTACCAATTACAGTGGACTGGATCCCGAAGTTAGCTCAGGTATAGATAATAATCTTTATCCCAGACCAAGGGTCTTTTCTTTAGGCTTAAACCTCAATTATTAA
- a CDS encoding RagB/SusD family nutrient uptake outer membrane protein, whose protein sequence is MNRFNTKYITFGPLKKLALACTCILWMSACNKLDLTPTNGLTADKVYATPLGYKQALAKVYGAFALTGNATTGAQDIPVEIIKDEGNSDFLRLYWNLQELTTDEAAWSWQSDAGIQGLHELSWSSINSIINGLYYRSYFQITLCNDFIRQSADAEVSKRGISGADADNIRKYRAESRFLRAYQYWVLMDLYGNPPLVTEDIVIGGKDFPKQIQRKDLFVYIESELKAIEGDLAAPKTNEYARVDRAAVWALLSRMYLNAEIYTGTAKYTEAITYCNKITDAGYTLHNNYRELTIADNHLNTDEFILTIAYDGTNTQNYGGTTYLMHGPAHVPADVSGSNGDWGGLRFTQNFVNLFADKTGNTDSRAQFYMTGQSLEMTDLYVSTDGYSSTKFRNKTRSGGPAPHQDAAKDFSDIDFPLFRLGEIYLTYAEAVLRGGSGGTLNTALDYMNKLRTRAYKGSTAGNISSTALTKDFILDERGRELYYEAFRRTDLIRFGKFTTNAYLWAWKGGVKNGTSVADKFNLFPLPPTDLAANPNLIQNTGY, encoded by the coding sequence ATGAATCGTTTCAATACAAAATATATCACATTTGGCCCGCTAAAAAAGCTGGCACTGGCTTGCACCTGCATCCTATGGATGAGTGCCTGTAATAAACTGGATTTAACACCAACCAATGGTTTAACGGCAGATAAAGTATACGCTACACCACTTGGCTATAAACAAGCGCTGGCTAAAGTTTACGGCGCTTTTGCACTGACGGGGAATGCAACAACCGGTGCGCAGGATATTCCGGTAGAAATTATTAAAGATGAGGGAAACTCTGATTTTTTACGTCTGTATTGGAACTTGCAGGAACTTACCACAGATGAAGCCGCATGGTCATGGCAAAGTGATGCCGGAATTCAGGGATTACATGAGCTCAGCTGGTCTTCCATTAATTCTATTATTAATGGATTGTATTACCGTTCTTATTTCCAGATTACATTGTGCAATGACTTTATCCGTCAGTCTGCTGATGCTGAAGTATCAAAAAGAGGAATTTCCGGTGCTGATGCCGATAACATCCGTAAGTACAGGGCAGAATCCCGGTTTCTTAGGGCTTACCAATATTGGGTATTGATGGACCTGTATGGTAACCCACCACTGGTAACCGAGGATATAGTGATTGGAGGTAAAGACTTTCCAAAGCAGATCCAGCGCAAAGACCTGTTTGTTTACATAGAATCTGAACTGAAAGCCATAGAGGGAGACCTGGCTGCACCAAAGACAAATGAATACGCCAGGGTAGACCGTGCAGCAGTTTGGGCATTATTGTCGCGCATGTATTTGAATGCAGAAATTTATACTGGTACCGCCAAATATACAGAGGCAATTACTTATTGCAATAAAATCACCGATGCAGGCTATACCCTACATAACAATTACAGGGAATTGACTATTGCCGACAATCACCTCAATACAGATGAGTTTATTCTAACCATTGCTTATGATGGAACAAATACACAAAATTATGGGGGTACAACCTATCTGATGCATGGTCCGGCACATGTGCCGGCAGATGTATCCGGCTCTAATGGTGATTGGGGCGGATTGCGCTTTACACAGAATTTTGTGAACCTATTTGCCGACAAAACCGGTAATACAGATTCCAGAGCACAGTTTTATATGACTGGCCAGAGTTTGGAAATGACAGATTTGTATGTTTCTACAGATGGTTACTCCAGTACCAAATTCAGAAATAAAACCAGATCGGGTGGACCTGCTCCACACCAGGATGCTGCTAAAGACTTTTCGGATATAGACTTTCCATTGTTCCGATTGGGCGAAATCTATTTAACTTATGCAGAAGCAGTATTACGTGGTGGATCAGGAGGCACCTTGAACACTGCACTGGATTACATGAATAAACTACGTACACGTGCTTACAAGGGAAGCACAGCAGGAAACATTAGCAGCACTGCTTTAACCAAAGATTTTATCCTGGATGAAAGAGGCCGTGAATTGTATTATGAAGCCTTTAGAAGAACCGATCTGATCCGTTTTGGCAAATTTACGACCAATGCCTATTTATGGGCCTGGAAGGGTGGCGTAAAAAATGGAACTTCAGTAGCGGATAAATTTAACCTCTTTCCATTGCCGCCTACAGATCTTGCTGCTAACCCTAATTTAATTCAAAACACTGGTTATTAA
- a CDS encoding SusE domain-containing protein, whose protein sequence is MKNLFSRFLLILFLIVSFAACKKDSVKSIIVPPANGTQAFSSSVSTVVLSAATDAAKVVTFSFKAADYGVKVVPTYTLQFDVPADTVGPNAWANAINVKLPVDSLKKTYLGADFNALLSVQLMLPTGVNSTLVVRLKTDVNQNSGIASTVKPIYSTLKMTVNPYKSTVEYPALLVKGGNSWKTPTERTNGFLLASAKFNAKYEGYLNLPNADGWGGDAFQLISTKDAKVYGWGTNANTLSVGGGNLWLTPSPAYMKVNADLDLLTITYTAVKFFISGDDNNWSTSATPMVYNSASKTWIAANVALTAGKTIVFTANGSYDISYKVDNKGSLVFAGAPTWGGINIPVAKTGVFTVTLDLSAGDGNYTYSIK, encoded by the coding sequence ATGAAGAATCTATTTAGTCGGTTTTTACTGATCTTATTCCTGATCGTTTCTTTTGCTGCATGTAAAAAAGATTCGGTTAAAAGTATAATTGTACCCCCTGCAAATGGTACACAAGCCTTTAGCAGTTCGGTGAGTACAGTGGTTTTATCAGCAGCTACAGATGCTGCAAAAGTGGTTACCTTCAGTTTTAAAGCTGCAGATTATGGCGTTAAAGTGGTGCCTACTTATACTTTACAATTTGATGTCCCGGCAGATACAGTCGGTCCAAATGCCTGGGCAAATGCCATTAATGTGAAGCTACCTGTAGATAGCTTGAAGAAAACCTATCTGGGAGCAGATTTCAATGCGCTGTTAAGTGTGCAACTGATGCTACCTACTGGCGTAAACAGCACTCTTGTTGTGCGCTTAAAGACGGATGTGAACCAGAATAGTGGGATAGCCTCTACGGTAAAGCCAATCTATTCGACCTTAAAGATGACGGTAAATCCATACAAGTCTACCGTAGAATATCCCGCGCTTTTGGTTAAAGGTGGTAATTCCTGGAAAACACCAACAGAGCGCACCAATGGGTTTTTGCTGGCCTCTGCTAAATTTAACGCCAAGTATGAAGGGTATTTAAATTTGCCAAATGCCGATGGATGGGGTGGTGATGCATTTCAACTCATTTCTACAAAAGATGCCAAAGTTTATGGCTGGGGTACAAATGCGAATACCTTAAGTGTAGGAGGGGGGAACTTGTGGTTAACCCCATCACCTGCATATATGAAAGTAAATGCGGATCTGGATTTGTTAACGATCACTTATACGGCGGTAAAATTCTTTATCTCAGGAGATGATAACAACTGGAGTACATCCGCTACGCCCATGGTTTATAATTCGGCATCTAAAACATGGATTGCCGCTAATGTAGCACTTACAGCAGGTAAAACAATTGTTTTTACCGCTAATGGTAGTTATGACATCAGTTATAAAGTTGACAATAAAGGTTCGCTCGTTTTTGCCGGTGCGCCTACCTGGGGCGGAATCAATATTCCGGTGGCTAAAACAGGGGTGTTTACGGTAACTTTAGACTTAAGTGCGGGCGATGGAAATTACACCTATTCTATTAAATAA
- a CDS encoding glycosyl hydrolase 53 family protein has translation MRLKSIHITQSLGLLFLIFLLMTGCKKSPKGDTQIYPVPDPPGTYAKGADVSWVTEMEAGGKKFYNNAGVEQDLFKILSDKGINSIRLRVWVNPTGGWCNTADVVAKAKRAKAMNMRVMLDFHYSDNWADPGKQTKPAAWATQSIAALKTSVYDHTVAVLTALKDNKIVPEWVQVGNETNNGMLWDEGKASLNMKNFADLVLSGYSAVKFASPTSKVIVHISNGYDNALFRWMFDGLKNNGAKWDVIGMSLYPSATDWATKNTQCLANMTDMVARYGSEIMICEIGMPVAEAEASKLFIADLLTKNKSLPNNKGLGVFYWEPESYNSWSGYKLGAFDDTGKPTVALNAFLP, from the coding sequence ATGAGACTTAAATCTATTCATATTACACAAAGCCTGGGATTGTTATTCCTGATCTTCCTGTTGATGACAGGCTGTAAAAAGAGCCCAAAAGGTGATACTCAAATTTATCCTGTACCAGATCCTCCGGGTACTTATGCGAAAGGAGCAGACGTGAGCTGGGTAACAGAAATGGAAGCCGGAGGCAAGAAATTTTATAACAATGCCGGTGTTGAGCAGGATTTGTTTAAGATTTTAAGTGATAAAGGGATCAATTCCATACGTCTACGCGTTTGGGTTAACCCTACGGGAGGATGGTGTAATACAGCTGATGTGGTGGCAAAAGCCAAGCGGGCAAAGGCCATGAACATGCGGGTGATGCTCGATTTTCATTATAGTGATAACTGGGCAGATCCCGGAAAGCAAACTAAGCCTGCTGCCTGGGCTACACAAAGTATTGCTGCTTTAAAAACCTCGGTTTATGACCATACTGTAGCAGTGTTAACCGCCTTAAAAGACAATAAAATTGTGCCGGAATGGGTGCAGGTAGGTAATGAAACCAATAATGGAATGCTCTGGGATGAAGGAAAGGCTTCACTAAACATGAAGAACTTTGCAGACCTGGTATTGTCCGGTTATTCAGCAGTGAAATTTGCCAGTCCTACTTCTAAAGTGATTGTTCATATTTCTAACGGCTATGATAATGCTTTGTTCAGATGGATGTTTGATGGCTTAAAAAACAATGGTGCGAAATGGGATGTAATTGGGATGTCTTTGTACCCTTCTGCAACAGACTGGGCAACAAAAAATACACAATGTCTGGCTAATATGACGGATATGGTTGCTCGCTATGGTTCAGAAATTATGATTTGTGAGATTGGTATGCCGGTTGCCGAGGCAGAAGCTTCAAAGTTGTTCATTGCAGATCTGTTAACTAAAAACAAATCGCTTCCAAATAATAAAGGATTGGGTGTTTTTTATTGGGAACCTGAATCTTATAATAGTTGGAGTGGTTATAAATTAGGTGCTTTTGATGATACAGGAAAGCCCACAGTGGCATTGAATGCTTTTTTACCTTAG